A genomic region of Fusarium oxysporum Fo47 chromosome VI, complete sequence contains the following coding sequences:
- a CDS encoding SURF1 family-domain-containing protein, giving the protein MNAPNTVLRSLRLSKQIPRCTRFTNAPPRRQFTSSIFRRKQQPSADDPEFVSILDGPPKLVRVGKRHGPGLIILAIIPITAFILGTWQVQRLGWKSELIAKFEDRLIRDPLPLPPTIDPDAIHDFDYRRVVAKGHFRHDQEMLIGPRMRDGTDGYMVVTPLERENGTTILVNRGWIDKKHRDKRTRPDGLPTGEVTVEGLLREPWKKNMFTPENQPEKGMFYFPDVKQMAALTGSQPVWVEATMEPEFMQMVDFEARGIPYGRPAEVNLRNNHAQYIFTWYGLAVATSIMLWMVVKKPANDVARRVARSKGL; this is encoded by the exons GATTCACAAATGCACCGCCAAGGAGACAATTCACATCCTCTATCTTCCGTCGCAAGCAACAGCCATCAGCCGACGATCCAGAATTCGTCTCTATTCTCGACGGACCTCCAAAGCTTGTCCGTGTTGGAAAACGCCATGGCCCAGGTCTAATCATCCTCG CTATCATCCCCATTACAGCCTTCATTCTCGGGACATGGCAAGTCCAGCGCCTGGGCTGGAAATCCGAACTTATCGCTAAATTCGAAGACCGACTGATCCGCGACCCTCTACCCCTCCCACCAACCATTGATCCCGATGCTATTCATGACTTTGACTATCGCCGTGTGGTAGCGAAAGGGCATTTCCGACATGATCAAGAAATGCTCATTGGACCGCGTATGCGAGATGGCACAGATGGATACATGGTAGTCACACCATTGGAGCGAGAGAACGGCACGACAATTCTCGTGAACCGAGGCTGGATCGACAAGAAGCACAGAGATAAGAGAACACGACCTGATGGACTACCGACGGGTGAGGTCACAGTGGAAGGACTTCTACGAGAGCcgtggaagaagaacatgttTACGCCAGAGAATCAGCCCGAGAAGGGCATGTTTTATTTCCCGGATGTGAAGCAGATGGCTGCTTTGACTGGTAGCCAGCCTGTCTGGGTTGAGGCTACTATGG AACCCGAGTTCATGCAAATGGTCGACTTCGAGGCTCGCGGTATTCCCTATGGCCGACCCGCGGAGGTAAACCTGCGAAACAACCACGCCCAGTATATCTTTACCTG GTATGGCCTTGCTGTCGCAACATCCATCATGCTTTGGATGGTAGTCAAAAAGCCTGCAAACGATGTCGCTCGTCGTGTAGCCCGTTCAAAGGGCCTGTAA
- a CDS encoding centromere kinetochore component CENP-T-domain-containing protein produces MASGLFSNVSPWHIPAMFMGTAFTLGGLLPLRAPDRAMREYGLPEGIVRSEPAQLAFGIYGTRVAAYGVALWTFYLRGEYHVVDTLMSLLFLWGAADCWICIKAGVPRTAVWRFHHFLYELINCTSRSLKIIVTMVIYINGNAGKAASQETPARTPSRTPNRRAISAEPFSGVHTPLDRSGARDLRASLRRGTPASAGRSNAPTPHAKAARRLLDQRRTAMFTPGKKRRQSMLQQRETPLDILRMLGRTLAPKSQPIHSSSSSSPGNKRSSSPEQREESNLYDDDDDEVDDLLTRPPIISLPLDIEDASSTGSDLPPPTLSQLDEDNFTMQSIEMPRRIANDSRLSRGSPGSERMSDYFNNEATEDDIGQQSDFFPGLLEDLQARAGQDDMTLEPIEADQTRQMTEGRGSDFNFEYPGGLEDGTVFQMSDPANDLQATSPIVDPSVAEAVADDAQDPRPDVMYGSDSDAGGGDFGMDGWDYNDAGVDDHSSINEEPGPIPEPTVTTGMRHEPADDRLPRGLKAKKRKRVSQHGIEYPSLPPAFVKRVAQTALQSSGLSNQRLSAETLDALIQSSEWFFEQLGDDLGAYADHAKRRTIEESDVFTLMKRNSNIVQATSDRTAFLHVLLGTEAPPKRAPPGAEDASSATR; encoded by the exons ATGGCTTCAGGCTTGTTCTCTAATGTCTCTCCATGGCATATTCCCGCCATGTTTATGGGCACCGCTTTCACTCTCGGTGGTCTTCTTCCTTTGAGAGCCCCAGACCGTGCTATGCGCGAGTACGGGTTGCCTGAGGGTATCGTCAGGTCAGAGCCAGCGCAATTAGCATTTGGTATCTACGGCACTCGTGTAGCTGCTTATGGCGTCGCTCTGTGGACGTTCTATCTTCGTGGTGAATACCATGTAGTTGATACGCTTATGAGCTTACTCTTCTTGTGGGGTGCTGCTGATTGTTGGATTTgtatcaaggctggtgtGCCCAGGACAGCTGTTTGGAGATTT CATCATTTCCTGTACGAATTGATTAATTGTACCTCGAGATCCCTCAAAATAATTGTGACCATGGTCATTTACATCAACGGCAATGCAG GTAAAGCGGCTTCGCAAGAAACGCCCGCGCGAACTCCTTCGAGAACCCCGAACCGTCGCGCTATTAGCGCAGAGCCGTTTTCTGGCGTTCACACACCTCTCGATCGTAGCGGTGCCCGAGACCTGCGTGCCTCTCTTCGCCGTGGTACACCAGCATCTGCCGGTCGATCCAATGCGCCGACTCCTCATGCCAAAGCCGCTCGTCGGCTGCTTGACCAGCGTCGAACGGCAATGTTCACACCTGGAAAGAAACGCAGACAGAGCATGTTGCAGCAGAGAGAAACACCCTTGGATATTTTACGAATGCTCGGTCGAACACTAGCGCCTAAGAGCCAGCCTATTCactcgtcttcttcgtcgtctcCGGGGAATAAACGGAGCTCGTCTCCGGAACAGAGGGAGGAAAGCAACTTgtatgatgatgacgatgatgaagtcgaCGATCTACTAACGAGGCCTCCAATAATATCCTTGCCGTTGGACATTGAAGATGCTTCTAGTACCGGCTCAGATTTGCCTCCACCAACATTGTCACAATTGGATGAGGACAACTTTACCATGCAGTCTATTGAGATGCCTCGAAGAATTGCGAATGACTCTCGGCTATCTCGAGGGAGTCCTGGCAGTGAACGCATGAGTGACTACTTCAACAACGAAGCCACAGAAGACGATATTGGCCAGCAATCAGATTTCTTCCCCGGTCTGCTAGAGGATCTTCAGGCGAGAGCTGGACAGGATGATATGACACTCGAGCC GATTGAAGCAGACCAGACCCGGCAAATGACCGAGGGCCGAGGGAGCGACTTCAACTTCGAGTACCCTGGTGGACTTGAGGATGGAACTGTCTTTCAAATGTCTGATCCCGCCAACGATCTTCAAGCAACATCACCAATTGTCGACCCGTCAGTCGCAGAAGCCGTGGCAGATGACGCTCAGGACCCCCGCCCCGACGTTATGTACGGATCCGACTCCGATGCTGGTGGCGGGGACTTCGGAATGGACGGTTGGGATTATAACGATGCTGGCGTCGACGATCATAGCTCGATAAATGAAGAGCCAGGGCCAATACCAGAGCCAACAGTCACAACCGGGATGCGTCATGAACCAGCTGATGATAGGCTACCTCGCGGCTTGAAAGCAAAGAAGCGAAAGCGGGTATCGCAACATGGCATTGAATACCCGTCACTGCCTCCGGCTTTCGTCAAGCGAGTGGCCCAGACGGCTCTCCAATCGTCAGGTCTGAGCAACCAGCGTCTCTCGGCGGAGACATTGGATGCTCTTATCCAGTCCTCTGAATGGTTTTTCGAGCAGCTGGGTGACGATCTGGGAGCCTATGCGGATCACGCGAAGCGCAGAACAATTGAGGAGAGCGACGTCTTCACACTCATGAAAAG AAATTCTAATATCGTACAGGCAACGTCAGATAGGACCGCGTTCCTCCATGTTCTCCTTGGCACAGAAGCACCTCCCAAGAGAGCTCCTCCAGGAGCTGAGGATGCCAGTTCCGCAACCCGCTAA